A stretch of DNA from Paenibacillus albus:
CGGCAGTGACGGCATTTCCCGCAAAGCGCTGGCCGAAATGTCGGGCTTGTCGCAGGCGAGCTTGACGAAGATTACAAAGACATTGACCGAACAAGAGCAAATTGTGGAAGGCGAGCGAATCGGCAAAGGGCTGGGGCGCAAAGAAGTGCTGTTATACGCGAACCCCCGCAAGTATCGCTACCTCGGCATCGACATAGGCAGCTTCAGCGTGCGGCTTGCAGTTGCTGATAATAGTCTGAATATCATGCATCGCAAGGAATTTGCGACAACGCATTTCTCTGGTGAAGAGCCAATCTTGGATAGCTTGACCCGAGAAATCGCTGCATTCCTCGAGGAGACGGGCAGCAGCAATATCGACGCAATCGGGATCGGCGTCAGCGG
This window harbors:
- a CDS encoding ROK family transcriptional regulator, which encodes MTLNPSEKEVLGLIFGSDGISRKALAEMSGLSQASLTKITKTLTEQEQIVEGERIGKGLGRKEVLLYANPRKYRYLGIDIGSFSVRLAVADNSLNIMHRKEFATTHFSGEEPILDSLTREIAAFLEETGSSNIDAIGIGVSGIVDARLRRIVNIPNVKGWDNLNIADHLTAAFECPVYLDEGGRTMALAEKIKGKARSSNDLSSFISASESLRVL